A single genomic interval of Romboutsia ilealis harbors:
- the codY gene encoding GTP-sensing pleiotropic transcriptional regulator CodY, protein MASEVLQKTRKINKILQTSGGSNVSFNLLAGALGEVLNSNVYVLSSKGKVLGLHLNDIADSSVVEDDTTKQKKFPDEYNRNILEIKDTLENLTGEELLEVFPFEQGRTEKKTTIVPILGSGQRLGTLVLSRYNHVYEDEDLVIAEYSATVIGLEILRAIGEELEEEMRKKAVVQMAIGTLSYSELEAVEHIFEELDGKEGLLVASKIADRVGITRSVIVNALRKFESAGVIESRSLGMKGTHIKILNDKLIEELKKLKSHQ, encoded by the coding sequence ATGGCGAGTGAAGTATTACAGAAAACAAGAAAAATTAATAAAATATTACAAACAAGTGGTGGAAGTAATGTCTCTTTTAATTTATTAGCAGGTGCATTAGGAGAAGTTTTAAATTCAAATGTATATGTATTAAGTTCAAAAGGAAAAGTATTAGGATTACACCTTAATGATATAGCAGATAGCTCAGTTGTAGAAGATGATACAACTAAGCAAAAGAAGTTTCCAGACGAGTATAATAGAAATATATTAGAGATAAAGGACACTTTAGAAAATTTAACAGGTGAAGAATTACTTGAAGTATTTCCATTTGAACAAGGTAGAACTGAAAAAAAAACTACAATAGTTCCAATATTAGGAAGCGGACAAAGATTAGGAACATTAGTATTATCAAGATATAATCATGTATATGAAGATGAAGATTTAGTTATAGCAGAATATAGTGCTACTGTTATCGGTCTTGAAATATTAAGAGCCATAGGTGAAGAACTAGAAGAAGAAATGAGAAAGAAAGCTGTAGTTCAAATGGCAATAGGAACATTATCTTATTCAGAACTTGAAGCAGTTGAACATATATTTGAGGAATTAGATGGCAAAGAAGGTTTACTTGTTGCAAGTAAAATAGCAGATAGAGTTGGGATAACTAGATCAGTTATAGTAAATGCATTAAGAAAGTTCGAAAGTGCTGGAGTTATAGAATCTAGATCTTTAGGTATGAAAGGTACTCATATAAAGATACTAAATGATAAACTTATAGAAGAACTTAAAAAATTAAAGAGTCATCAATAA